The following coding sequences are from one Nymphalis io chromosome 17, ilAglIoxx1.1, whole genome shotgun sequence window:
- the LOC126774770 gene encoding uncharacterized protein LOC126774770 has product MAFKTVCLLLVLAVAAYAYPQNYAHNGGFVDDPGFSNGQGQGGFPTQGNGYDSGYSGQRQGGFPSQGGFNSDHGFGNGQGQGGFAHQGGYRQRHRGGYQENGY; this is encoded by the exons ATGGCTTTTAAA acTGTGTGCCTGCTATTGGTCTTAGCTGTGGCTGCCTACG ccTACCCACAAAACTACGCTCACAACGGTGGTTTTGTCGACGACCCCGGCTTTTCAAATGGACAAGGTCAGGGTGGATTCCCTACTCAAG GAAATGGTTACGACAGCGGGTACTCGGGTCAAAGACAGGGCGGATTCCCTTCACAAg GTGGCTTCAATTCGGACCATGGATTTGGTAATGGTCAAGGCCAAGGAGGATTTGCACACCAAGgag GTTACAGACAAAGACACAGGGGTGGATACCAAGAAAACGGatactaa
- the LOC126774761 gene encoding uncharacterized protein LOC126774761, translating to MSPLTILVVIASACNVLGSSIRQGRSAADSSAAQSGYGGAIIAGPAVASGYELGSAASAISGGSGIIVGSGQGLVTGPASGSSAPLNNAAAYGAAQLSAIQNAQAVQVTQIANAAAAAIQGARVAEASARAGQAHAIQRAQALDAARIANIQRARAAAYENARAVDAARRAAAAAAVEIARAVENERIANAAHVQAVAIANARAVEAARISNAARSQAAAVATSAAQAQAVADAVARNTQDGALLYGGAGHGNGGGAVVAAAPIAVAPVATAQVVIGGYGLGGYGNYGYAGKAHH from the exons ATGTCTCCACTAACG ATTCTCGTTGTCATCGCTTCGGCGTGTAATGTGCTTGGCAGta GTATAAGACAAGGAAGATCCGCTGCAGACTCCAGTGCCGCACAGAGTGGTTATGGCGGAGCTATTATTGCTGGCCCGGCTGTTGCCTCAGGCTATGAACTTGGCTCTGCTGCGTCAGCCATTTCAGGTGGATCCGGAATAATTGTCGGTAGCGGACAAGGTTTAGTTACAGGACCTGCATCTGGTAGCAGCGCTCCATTAAATAACGCAGCTGCTTATGGTGCTGCTCAGCTTAGCGCTATTCAGAACGCCCAAGCCGTGCAAGTAACTCAAATTGCAAATGCTGCTGCTGCTGCAATTCAAGGCGCACGTGTTGCCGAGGCTTCTGCTAGAGCCGGTCAAGCTCATGCTATCCAAAGAGCTCAGGCATTAGATGCTGCTCGTATTGCTAATATTCAGAGAGCTCGTGCTGCTGCATATGAAAATGCACGTGCTGTTGACGCTGCTAGGCGAGCTGCTGCGGCTGCAGCTGTTGAAATTGCTCGTGCCGTTGAAAATGAACGCATTGCTAATGCTGCACATGTCCAAGCTGTTGCTATTGCCAACGCTCGTGCAGTTGAAGCTGCCCGCATATCTAACGCTGCTAGATCTCAGGCTGCTGCTGTTGCTACTAGTGCCGCTCAGGCTCAAGCCGTTGCAGATGCCGTTGCTAGAAATACTCAGGATGGTGCCCTACTATACGGAGGAGCTGGTCATGGTAACGGTGGTGGAGCAGTGGTTGCTGCTGCTCCCATCGCTGTTGCTCCAGTCGCCACCGCGCAAGTAGTAATTGGAGGATACGGCCTTGGTGGTTATGGAAACTACGGATACGCCGGAAAGGCCCATCACTAA
- the LOC126774719 gene encoding keratin, type II cytoskeletal I-like, with translation MSHLTIVFVVAAVCGVFGEGVAKDSPADSHAAQSGIVSYASSGYGGGYGLGLSAAGINSGAGLIGHGSGVIIGGPGIISGGGNLNNAAAVGAAQLSAIQNAQAVQATQIANAAAAAIQGARVTEAAARAGQANAIQRAQALDAARIANVQRAQAAAFENARASEAARRAAAASAAEIGRAVEAERIANAARVQAAAISNTRAVEAARIANAARAQAAAVATSAAQAQAVADAVARNAQDSGLLLGGGAGLGGVVGIAPIAAGYGLGGGHGLGGGHGLGGGYGLGGGYGLGGGYGLGGGYGIGGGYGIGGGYGHGSGYGHGKA, from the exons ATGTCTCACCTTACG aTCGTCTTTGTCGTCGCTGCTGTGTGTGGAGTATTCGGAGAAG GTGTGGCAAAGGACAGTCCCGCTGACTCCCATGCCGCCCAGAGTGGAATTGTATCCTATGCTTCCTCTGGTTACGGCGGTGGATATGGACTCGGTTTGTCTGCTGCTGGAATCAACTCAGGGGCTGGTCTTATCGGCCATGGATCTGGAGTAATCATCGGTGGACCGGGTATTATTAGTGGAGGTGGCAACCTTAACAATGCTGCCGCTGTTGGTGCTGCTCAACTAAGCGCTATTCAGAACGCTCAGGCTGTCCAAGCTACACAGATTGCCAATGCGGCCGCGGCCGCCATTCAAGGTGCACGTGTGACTGAAGCTGCTGCTAGAGCCGGTCAAGCTAATGCTATTCAAAGGGCCCAGGCACTAGATGCTGCTCGAATTGCCAACGTACAAAGAGCTCAAGCCGCTGCATTTGAAAATGCTCGCGCTTCTGAAGCGGCAAGACGAGCTGCTGCAGCATCAGCTGCTGAGATCGGCCGTGCCGTTGAAGCTGAACGCATTGCCAATGCCGCTCGCGTACAAGCTGCTGCTATTTCAAATACACGTGCCGTAGAAGCCGCACGTATTGCTAACGCTGCAAGAGCTCAAGCTGCAGCTGTCGCCACTAGCGCTGCTCAGGCTCAGGCCGTTGCCGATGCAGTAGCACGAAATGCTCAAGATAGTGGTTTATTGCTCGGCGGTGGAGCCGGACTTGGTGGAGTAGTTGGTATCGCACCAATTGCCGCTGGTTACGGTCTGGGTGGCGGACACGGTCTGGGAGGCGGACACGGTCTGGGAGGCGGATACGGTCTGGGTGGCGGATACGGTCTCGGAGGCGGGTACGGTCTCGGCGGTGGATACGGTATTGGCGGTGGATACGGTATTGGCGGTGGATACGGTCATGGCAGTGGATACGGTCATGGTAAAGCGTAA